A stretch of the Bradyrhizobium arachidis genome encodes the following:
- a CDS encoding HrpF/NolX family T3SS translocon protein, protein MQLNNFSQPATSNHTQFLVPGASSRQSDASLFEAAVSLYSPQDKSEDPSTPADLRQSKLQMAQDSTDELPEHLKATIKALDKAFEQEKASEQEKVSEQDESPNSPAEESAPAAPPPPPDVPAEPVPSSRITWNGGTLTDAELQIVAVLNRHKDQCPLSWDSLADKANDPSTPPDLKEAINKLRQDPELFYAIGSQGDGRCGGKIKAKDLSEFSASHSQVANFQEQQAHSYEQNYIPSDGTGNGQPSVMTLNDALRELYRYSDHLPKSLSLDDFKQIVDGKAKTGKCPAQVIAAAQYFLDHADAWKGLYGGAIDKVRKEDFLQVASSSMNLTQSELDTLGTISKNQSAFFGNGDLTRDKLARMAEDESLDPSVRQAASQLLSDPLLFGLLNNSITGYKTHHKFLDFGGGHTVDSGNISNKDFTHFYGNMSAANRTVQQVKTHAPTTDADQAAVADMMIGVADQPDIKSAKKNGGALMHVVDDVLKVGSKVLDVAATAVGLLGFIPVLGEVADAISMGLELESQAANILHTAITGGNIKKALAEAGINIAAQALGCISGPEVKLAIREGLAKTVLEEAATRGIDMTISEAQSYADNYLNDLKERLETEPTQVADVPSKDATTPSSQNVV, encoded by the coding sequence ATGCAACTCAACAACTTCTCGCAACCCGCCACTTCGAATCACACTCAGTTTCTTGTTCCGGGAGCTTCGTCGCGGCAAAGCGATGCTTCGCTCTTCGAGGCAGCGGTGTCCCTTTATTCGCCGCAAGACAAATCCGAAGATCCCTCCACGCCAGCGGATCTGCGGCAGTCAAAATTGCAGATGGCGCAGGACTCGACGGACGAACTGCCGGAGCATCTGAAGGCGACAATTAAGGCATTGGACAAGGCATTTGAGCAGGAAAAGGCATCCGAGCAGGAAAAGGTATCCGAGCAGGATGAGTCCCCCAACTCGCCTGCCGAGGAATCAGCGCCGGCTGCGCCTCCTCCTCCACCTGATGTGCCGGCCGAGCCGGTGCCAAGCTCGAGGATCACGTGGAACGGCGGCACGCTTACCGATGCCGAGCTGCAGATCGTGGCCGTGCTGAACCGGCACAAGGATCAATGCCCGCTCAGTTGGGATTCGCTGGCCGATAAGGCCAACGATCCTTCGACGCCACCGGATCTGAAGGAGGCGATCAACAAATTGCGACAGGACCCGGAGCTCTTCTATGCGATCGGCTCTCAAGGCGACGGCCGCTGCGGGGGCAAGATCAAGGCGAAGGATCTATCCGAGTTCTCCGCCAGTCACTCACAGGTGGCTAATTTCCAGGAGCAGCAGGCGCACAGCTACGAGCAGAACTACATTCCATCCGATGGTACCGGAAATGGACAACCGTCGGTCATGACCTTGAATGATGCATTGCGCGAGCTCTACCGGTATTCCGACCACCTGCCCAAGTCTCTGAGTCTGGACGATTTCAAGCAGATCGTCGACGGCAAGGCCAAAACGGGCAAGTGTCCGGCCCAGGTGATCGCGGCGGCACAATACTTCCTCGACCACGCGGACGCCTGGAAGGGGTTGTACGGCGGTGCGATTGATAAAGTCCGCAAAGAGGACTTTCTGCAAGTCGCTTCATCATCCATGAATCTCACGCAGAGCGAGCTCGACACGCTCGGCACGATTAGCAAGAATCAGTCCGCATTTTTCGGGAACGGTGACCTGACACGAGACAAGCTGGCGCGCATGGCCGAAGACGAGAGTCTCGATCCGAGCGTACGCCAAGCAGCATCACAGCTGCTCTCGGACCCGCTGTTGTTTGGTTTGCTGAACAATTCGATTACGGGCTACAAGACCCACCACAAATTCCTGGACTTCGGCGGCGGGCATACGGTCGATTCCGGTAATATCAGCAACAAGGATTTCACACACTTCTACGGCAACATGTCAGCTGCGAACCGTACCGTTCAGCAGGTGAAGACCCATGCCCCCACGACCGACGCCGATCAGGCCGCTGTCGCGGACATGATGATAGGGGTTGCCGACCAACCCGATATCAAGTCTGCGAAGAAGAATGGCGGAGCCCTCATGCATGTGGTCGATGACGTGCTCAAAGTGGGCTCGAAGGTGCTTGACGTGGCGGCCACGGCAGTCGGCTTACTCGGCTTCATTCCGGTCCTGGGCGAAGTGGCCGATGCCATATCGATGGGGCTCGAGCTCGAGTCGCAAGCAGCGAACATTCTGCACACGGCCATTACCGGAGGCAATATAAAGAAGGCGCTGGCAGAAGCTGGCATCAATATCGCGGCGCAGGCCCTTGGCTGTATCTCTGGGCCCGAGGTCAAATTGGCGATACGCGAGGGTCTCGCAAAGACGGTGCTGGAAGAGGCTGCGACGAGGGGGATCGATATGACAATCTCGGAGGCGCAATCCTATGCGGACAACTATTTGAACGACCTGAAGGAAAGGCTTGAGACCGAGCCCACGCAAGTCGCAGATGTTCCGAGCAAGGACGCCACCACGCCGTCGTCTCAGAATGTGGTCTAA